A single genomic interval of Lathyrus oleraceus cultivar Zhongwan6 chromosome 7, CAAS_Psat_ZW6_1.0, whole genome shotgun sequence harbors:
- the LOC127101395 gene encoding repetitive proline-rich cell wall protein 2 isoform X10 produces MQIFTRSQGALVCFWLSLAFLVIGSCHSTVEVVGIGECADCKQNNIKTSQIFSGLKVTIDCKEESGHFKTRGAGELDNNGNFKVSLPEDIVKEGELKEECYAQLHSASATPCPAHDGLQDTKIVISSKSDEKHTLSTAAAGKLKFSSATCASAFFWPFYKHPLFPKLPLPHFPPKVFPPFPPKFFHKHHPLFPPIPIYKKPLPPPVPIYENPLPPPTPVYEKPLPPPVYEKPLPPPVYEKPLPPPVYEKPLPPPVYEKPLPPPVPVYHKPPTPVYHEPPTPVYHEPPTPVYHKPPVPVYHKPPTPVYHEPPTPVYHKPPTPVYHKPPTPVYHEPPTPVYHEPPTPVYHEPPTPVYHKPHPPQVPVKKPCPPKVEHPILPPVPIYKPHPSPVPKPLPPPVPVKKPCPPKVEHPILPPVPVYKPPVVVPKPPVVPIYKPPVVIPKPPVVPIYKPPVVIPKPPVVPIYKPPVVVPIIKPHPPLVPIYKPPVVIKPLPPFPKFPPFNKPPFPPLPKFPPVHDFFHHPKFGKLPPLPPKSFFHHPKYGKWPPIHKSFFHHPKYGKWPTDPKSFFHHPKLGKWPPLTPHH; encoded by the exons ATGCAGATTTTCACTCGAAGCCAAGGAGCACTTGTGTGCTTTTGGCTGTCTCTTGCTTTTTTGGTAATAGGATCTTGCCATAGTACAGTTGAGGTAGTTGGCATTGGAGAATGCGCAGACTGCAAGCAGAACAACATTAAAACTAGTCAGATTTTCTCAG GGCTAAAAGTAACAATAGACTGCAAGGAAGAAAGTGGACATTTTAAAACAAGAGGGGCTGGTGAGCTTGATAACAATGGAAATTTCAAAGTATCACTTCCAGAGGACATTGTTAAAGAAGGTGAACTGAAAGAAGAGTGTTATGCTCAGCTGCATAGTGCATCGGCTACACCATGTCCTGCTCATGATGGTCTGCAAGACACCAAAATTGTGATTAGTTCAAAATCTGATGAGAAACATACTCTCAGTACTGCTGCTGCTGGTAAACTTAAGTTTTCATCAGCAACATGTGCTTCAGCATTTTTTTGGCCTTTTTATAAACACCCTCTTTTTCCTAAACTTCCTCTTCCTCATTTCCCACCTAAAGTTTTTCCACCATTTCCACCAAAGTTTTTCCATAAGCATCACCCTCTCTTTCCTCCTATTCCTATCTACAAGAAACCTCTCCCTCCACCTGTGCCTATCTATGAGAACCCTCTCCCTCCCCCTACGCCGGTATATGAGAAACCTCTCCCTCCTCCTGTCTATGAGAAACCTCTCCCTCCACCGGTCTACGAGAAACCTCTTCCTCCTCCTGTCTATGAGAAACCTCTCCCTCCACCTGTCTATGAGAAACCTCTTCCTCCTCCTGTGCCCGTTTATCATAAACCGCCTACGCCTGTTTATCATGAACCGCCTACTCCTGTTTATCATGAACCGCCAACACCTGTTTATCATAAACCTCCTGTGCCCGTTTATCATAAACCGCCTACACCGGTTTATCATGAACCACCTACGCCCGTTTATCATAAACCGCCTACGCCTGTTTATCATAAACCTCCAACGCCGGTTTATCATGAAC CTCCTACGCCTGTCTATCATGAACCGCCTACAC CAGTTTATCATGAACCGCCTACGCCTGTTTATCATAAACCACATCCACCACAGGTTCCAGTCAAGAAACCTTGTCCACCAAAGGTTGAACATCCAATTCTACCACCTGTTCCAATCTACAAACCTCATCCTTCTCCAGTTCCAAAGCCACTTCCACCGCCTGTTCCGGTCAAGAAACCGTGTCCACCAAAGGTTGAGCATCCCATTCTACCACCTGTTCCAGTATACAAACCTCCAGTAGTAGTTCCAAAGCCACCTGTGGTTCCAATATACAAACCTCCAGTAGTAATTCCAAAGCCACCTGTGGTTCCAATATACAAACCTCCAGTAGTAATTCCAAAACCACCTGTGGTTCCAATATACAAACCTCCAGTAGTAGTTCCAATCATCAAGCCCCATCCTCCTCTTGTTCCAATCTATAAACCACCAGTTGTTATCAAACCTCTTCCTCCTTTCCCAAAGTTTCCTCCATTCAATAAACCACCATTTCCACCTCTTCCCAAGTTCCCTCCAGTGCATGATTTTTTCCATCACCCCAAGTTCGGAAAATTGCCTCCATTGCCTCCAAAAAGCTTCTTCCATCACCCCAAGTATGGCAAATGGCCACCAATCCATAAGAGCTTCTTCCATCACCCCAAATATGGAAAATGGCCAACGGATCCAAAAAGCTTCTTCCATCACCCCAAGCTTGGGAAATGGCCACCATTAACTCCTCATCACTAA
- the LOC127101395 gene encoding extensin-1 isoform X2, translated as MQIFTRSQGALVCFWLSLAFLVIGSCHSTVEVVGIGECADCKQNNIKTSQIFSGLKVTIDCKEESGHFKTRGAGELDNNGNFKVSLPEDIVKEGELKEECYAQLHSASATPCPAHDGLQDTKIVISSKSDEKHTLSTAAAGKLKFSSATCASAFFWPFYKHPLFPKLPLPHFPPKVFPPFPPKFFHKHHPLFPPIPIYKKPLPPPVPIYENPLPPPTPVYEKPLPPPVYEKPLPPPVYEKPLPPPVYEKPLPPPVYEKPLPPPVPVYHKPPTPVYHEPPTPVYHEPPTPVYHKPPVPVYHKPPTPVYHEPPTPVYHKPPTPVYHKPPTPVYHEPPTPVYHKPPTPVYHEPPTPVYHEPPTPVYHEPPTPVYHEPPTPVYHKPHPPQVPVKKPCPPKVEHPILPPVPIYKPHPSPVPKPLPPPVPVKKPCPPKVEHPILPPVPVYKPPVVVPKPPVVPIYKPPVVIPKPPVVPIYKPPVVIPKPPVVPIYKPPVVVPIIKPHPPLVPIYKPPVVIKPLPPFPKFPPFNKPPFPPLPKFPPVHDFFHHPKFGKLPPLPPKSFFHHPKYGKWPPIHKSFFHHPKYGKWPTDPKSFFHHPKLGKWPPLTPHH; from the exons ATGCAGATTTTCACTCGAAGCCAAGGAGCACTTGTGTGCTTTTGGCTGTCTCTTGCTTTTTTGGTAATAGGATCTTGCCATAGTACAGTTGAGGTAGTTGGCATTGGAGAATGCGCAGACTGCAAGCAGAACAACATTAAAACTAGTCAGATTTTCTCAG GGCTAAAAGTAACAATAGACTGCAAGGAAGAAAGTGGACATTTTAAAACAAGAGGGGCTGGTGAGCTTGATAACAATGGAAATTTCAAAGTATCACTTCCAGAGGACATTGTTAAAGAAGGTGAACTGAAAGAAGAGTGTTATGCTCAGCTGCATAGTGCATCGGCTACACCATGTCCTGCTCATGATGGTCTGCAAGACACCAAAATTGTGATTAGTTCAAAATCTGATGAGAAACATACTCTCAGTACTGCTGCTGCTGGTAAACTTAAGTTTTCATCAGCAACATGTGCTTCAGCATTTTTTTGGCCTTTTTATAAACACCCTCTTTTTCCTAAACTTCCTCTTCCTCATTTCCCACCTAAAGTTTTTCCACCATTTCCACCAAAGTTTTTCCATAAGCATCACCCTCTCTTTCCTCCTATTCCTATCTACAAGAAACCTCTCCCTCCACCTGTGCCTATCTATGAGAACCCTCTCCCTCCCCCTACGCCGGTATATGAGAAACCTCTCCCTCCTCCTGTCTATGAGAAACCTCTCCCTCCACCGGTCTACGAGAAACCTCTTCCTCCTCCTGTCTATGAGAAACCTCTCCCTCCACCTGTCTATGAGAAACCTCTTCCTCCTCCTGTGCCCGTTTATCATAAACCGCCTACGCCTGTTTATCATGAACCGCCTACTCCTGTTTATCATGAACCGCCAACACCTGTTTATCATAAACCTCCTGTGCCCGTTTATCATAAACCGCCTACACCGGTTTATCATGAACCACCTACGCCCGTTTATCATAAACCGCCTACGCCTGTTTATCATAAACCTCCAACGCCGGTTTATCATGAACCTCCTACGCCTGTCTATCATAAACCGCCTACGCCAGTTTATCATGAACCGCCTACGCCTGTCTATCATGAACCTCCTACGCCTGTCTATCATGAACCGCCTACAC CAGTTTATCATGAACCGCCTACGCCTGTTTATCATAAACCACATCCACCACAGGTTCCAGTCAAGAAACCTTGTCCACCAAAGGTTGAACATCCAATTCTACCACCTGTTCCAATCTACAAACCTCATCCTTCTCCAGTTCCAAAGCCACTTCCACCGCCTGTTCCGGTCAAGAAACCGTGTCCACCAAAGGTTGAGCATCCCATTCTACCACCTGTTCCAGTATACAAACCTCCAGTAGTAGTTCCAAAGCCACCTGTGGTTCCAATATACAAACCTCCAGTAGTAATTCCAAAGCCACCTGTGGTTCCAATATACAAACCTCCAGTAGTAATTCCAAAACCACCTGTGGTTCCAATATACAAACCTCCAGTAGTAGTTCCAATCATCAAGCCCCATCCTCCTCTTGTTCCAATCTATAAACCACCAGTTGTTATCAAACCTCTTCCTCCTTTCCCAAAGTTTCCTCCATTCAATAAACCACCATTTCCACCTCTTCCCAAGTTCCCTCCAGTGCATGATTTTTTCCATCACCCCAAGTTCGGAAAATTGCCTCCATTGCCTCCAAAAAGCTTCTTCCATCACCCCAAGTATGGCAAATGGCCACCAATCCATAAGAGCTTCTTCCATCACCCCAAATATGGAAAATGGCCAACGGATCCAAAAAGCTTCTTCCATCACCCCAAGCTTGGGAAATGGCCACCATTAACTCCTCATCACTAA
- the LOC127101395 gene encoding proline-rich protein 4 isoform X12, producing MQIFTRSQGALVCFWLSLAFLVIGSCHSTVEVVGIGECADCKQNNIKTSQIFSGLKVTIDCKEESGHFKTRGAGELDNNGNFKVSLPEDIVKEGELKEECYAQLHSASATPCPAHDGLQDTKIVISSKSDEKHTLSTAAAGKLKFSSATCASAFFWPFYKHPLFPKLPLPHFPPKVFPPFPPKFFHKHHPLFPPIPIYKKPLPPPVPIYENPLPPPTPVYEKPLPPPVYEKPLPPPVYEKPLPPPVYEKPLPPPVYEKPLPPPVPVYHKPPTPVYHEPPTPVYHEPPTPVYHKPPVPVYHKPPTPVYHEPPTPVYHKPPTPVYHKPPTPVYHEPPTPVYHKPHPPQVPVKKPCPPKVEHPILPPVPIYKPHPSPVPKPLPPPVPVKKPCPPKVEHPILPPVPVYKPPVVVPKPPVVPIYKPPVVIPKPPVVPIYKPPVVIPKPPVVPIYKPPVVVPIIKPHPPLVPIYKPPVVIKPLPPFPKFPPFNKPPFPPLPKFPPVHDFFHHPKFGKLPPLPPKSFFHHPKYGKWPPIHKSFFHHPKYGKWPTDPKSFFHHPKLGKWPPLTPHH from the exons ATGCAGATTTTCACTCGAAGCCAAGGAGCACTTGTGTGCTTTTGGCTGTCTCTTGCTTTTTTGGTAATAGGATCTTGCCATAGTACAGTTGAGGTAGTTGGCATTGGAGAATGCGCAGACTGCAAGCAGAACAACATTAAAACTAGTCAGATTTTCTCAG GGCTAAAAGTAACAATAGACTGCAAGGAAGAAAGTGGACATTTTAAAACAAGAGGGGCTGGTGAGCTTGATAACAATGGAAATTTCAAAGTATCACTTCCAGAGGACATTGTTAAAGAAGGTGAACTGAAAGAAGAGTGTTATGCTCAGCTGCATAGTGCATCGGCTACACCATGTCCTGCTCATGATGGTCTGCAAGACACCAAAATTGTGATTAGTTCAAAATCTGATGAGAAACATACTCTCAGTACTGCTGCTGCTGGTAAACTTAAGTTTTCATCAGCAACATGTGCTTCAGCATTTTTTTGGCCTTTTTATAAACACCCTCTTTTTCCTAAACTTCCTCTTCCTCATTTCCCACCTAAAGTTTTTCCACCATTTCCACCAAAGTTTTTCCATAAGCATCACCCTCTCTTTCCTCCTATTCCTATCTACAAGAAACCTCTCCCTCCACCTGTGCCTATCTATGAGAACCCTCTCCCTCCCCCTACGCCGGTATATGAGAAACCTCTCCCTCCTCCTGTCTATGAGAAACCTCTCCCTCCACCGGTCTACGAGAAACCTCTTCCTCCTCCTGTCTATGAGAAACCTCTCCCTCCACCTGTCTATGAGAAACCTCTTCCTCCTCCTGTGCCCGTTTATCATAAACCGCCTACGCCTGTTTATCATGAACCGCCTACTCCTGTTTATCATGAACCGCCAACACCTGTTTATCATAAACCTCCTGTGCCCGTTTATCATAAACCGCCTACACCGGTTTATCATGAACCACCTACGCCCGTTTATCATAAACCGCCTACGCCTGTTTATCATAAAC CGCCTACACCAGTTTATCATGAACCGCCTACGCCTGTTTATCATAAACCACATCCACCACAGGTTCCAGTCAAGAAACCTTGTCCACCAAAGGTTGAACATCCAATTCTACCACCTGTTCCAATCTACAAACCTCATCCTTCTCCAGTTCCAAAGCCACTTCCACCGCCTGTTCCGGTCAAGAAACCGTGTCCACCAAAGGTTGAGCATCCCATTCTACCACCTGTTCCAGTATACAAACCTCCAGTAGTAGTTCCAAAGCCACCTGTGGTTCCAATATACAAACCTCCAGTAGTAATTCCAAAGCCACCTGTGGTTCCAATATACAAACCTCCAGTAGTAATTCCAAAACCACCTGTGGTTCCAATATACAAACCTCCAGTAGTAGTTCCAATCATCAAGCCCCATCCTCCTCTTGTTCCAATCTATAAACCACCAGTTGTTATCAAACCTCTTCCTCCTTTCCCAAAGTTTCCTCCATTCAATAAACCACCATTTCCACCTCTTCCCAAGTTCCCTCCAGTGCATGATTTTTTCCATCACCCCAAGTTCGGAAAATTGCCTCCATTGCCTCCAAAAAGCTTCTTCCATCACCCCAAGTATGGCAAATGGCCACCAATCCATAAGAGCTTCTTCCATCACCCCAAATATGGAAAATGGCCAACGGATCCAAAAAGCTTCTTCCATCACCCCAAGCTTGGGAAATGGCCACCATTAACTCCTCATCACTAA
- the LOC127101395 gene encoding proline-rich extensin-like protein EPR1 isoform X6, with product MQIFTRSQGALVCFWLSLAFLVIGSCHSTVEVVGIGECADCKQNNIKTSQIFSGLKVTIDCKEESGHFKTRGAGELDNNGNFKVSLPEDIVKEGELKEECYAQLHSASATPCPAHDGLQDTKIVISSKSDEKHTLSTAAAGKLKFSSATCASAFFWPFYKHPLFPKLPLPHFPPKVFPPFPPKFFHKHHPLFPPIPIYKKPLPPPVPIYENPLPPPTPVYEKPLPPPVYEKPLPPPVPVYHKPPTPVYHEPPTPVYHEPPTPVYHKPPVPVYHKPPTPVYHEPPTPVYHKPPTPVYHKPPTPVYHEPPTPVYHKPPTPVYHEPPTPVYHEPPTPVYHEPPTPVYHKPPTPVYHKPPTPVYHEPPTPVYHKPHPPQVPVKKPCPPKVEHPILPPVPIYKPHPSPVPKPLPPPVPVKKPCPPKVEHPILPPVPVYKPPVVVPKPPVVPIYKPPVVIPKPPVVPIYKPPVVIPKPPVVPIYKPPVVVPIIKPHPPLVPIYKPPVVIKPLPPFPKFPPFNKPPFPPLPKFPPVHDFFHHPKFGKLPPLPPKSFFHHPKYGKWPPIHKSFFHHPKYGKWPTDPKSFFHHPKLGKWPPLTPHH from the exons ATGCAGATTTTCACTCGAAGCCAAGGAGCACTTGTGTGCTTTTGGCTGTCTCTTGCTTTTTTGGTAATAGGATCTTGCCATAGTACAGTTGAGGTAGTTGGCATTGGAGAATGCGCAGACTGCAAGCAGAACAACATTAAAACTAGTCAGATTTTCTCAG GGCTAAAAGTAACAATAGACTGCAAGGAAGAAAGTGGACATTTTAAAACAAGAGGGGCTGGTGAGCTTGATAACAATGGAAATTTCAAAGTATCACTTCCAGAGGACATTGTTAAAGAAGGTGAACTGAAAGAAGAGTGTTATGCTCAGCTGCATAGTGCATCGGCTACACCATGTCCTGCTCATGATGGTCTGCAAGACACCAAAATTGTGATTAGTTCAAAATCTGATGAGAAACATACTCTCAGTACTGCTGCTGCTGGTAAACTTAAGTTTTCATCAGCAACATGTGCTTCAGCATTTTTTTGGCCTTTTTATAAACACCCTCTTTTTCCTAAACTTCCTCTTCCTCATTTCCCACCTAAAGTTTTTCCACCATTTCCACCAAAGTTTTTCCATAAGCATCACCCTCTCTTTCCTCCTATTCCTATCTACAAGAAACCTCTCCCTCCACCTGTGCCTATCTATGAGAACCCTCTCCCTCCCCCTACGCCGGTATATGAGAAACCTCTCCCTCCTCCTGTCTATGAGAAAC CTCTTCCTCCTCCTGTGCCCGTTTATCATAAACCGCCTACGCCTGTTTATCATGAACCGCCTACTCCTGTTTATCATGAACCGCCAACACCTGTTTATCATAAACCTCCTGTGCCCGTTTATCATAAACCGCCTACACCGGTTTATCATGAACCACCTACGCCCGTTTATCATAAACCGCCTACGCCTGTTTATCATAAACCTCCAACGCCGGTTTATCATGAACCTCCTACGCCTGTCTATCATAAACCGCCTACGCCAGTTTATCATGAACCGCCTACGCCTGTCTATCATGAACCTCCTACGCCTGTCTATCATGAACCGCCTACACCTGTCTATCATAAGCCGCCTACGCCTGTCTATCATAAACCGCCTACACCAGTTTATCATGAACCGCCTACGCCTGTTTATCATAAACCACATCCACCACAGGTTCCAGTCAAGAAACCTTGTCCACCAAAGGTTGAACATCCAATTCTACCACCTGTTCCAATCTACAAACCTCATCCTTCTCCAGTTCCAAAGCCACTTCCACCGCCTGTTCCGGTCAAGAAACCGTGTCCACCAAAGGTTGAGCATCCCATTCTACCACCTGTTCCAGTATACAAACCTCCAGTAGTAGTTCCAAAGCCACCTGTGGTTCCAATATACAAACCTCCAGTAGTAATTCCAAAGCCACCTGTGGTTCCAATATACAAACCTCCAGTAGTAATTCCAAAACCACCTGTGGTTCCAATATACAAACCTCCAGTAGTAGTTCCAATCATCAAGCCCCATCCTCCTCTTGTTCCAATCTATAAACCACCAGTTGTTATCAAACCTCTTCCTCCTTTCCCAAAGTTTCCTCCATTCAATAAACCACCATTTCCACCTCTTCCCAAGTTCCCTCCAGTGCATGATTTTTTCCATCACCCCAAGTTCGGAAAATTGCCTCCATTGCCTCCAAAAAGCTTCTTCCATCACCCCAAGTATGGCAAATGGCCACCAATCCATAAGAGCTTCTTCCATCACCCCAAATATGGAAAATGGCCAACGGATCCAAAAAGCTTCTTCCATCACCCCAAGCTTGGGAAATGGCCACCATTAACTCCTCATCACTAA
- the LOC127101395 gene encoding extensin-1 isoform X3 codes for MQIFTRSQGALVCFWLSLAFLVIGSCHSTVEVVGIGECADCKQNNIKTSQIFSGLKVTIDCKEESGHFKTRGAGELDNNGNFKVSLPEDIVKEGELKEECYAQLHSASATPCPAHDGLQDTKIVISSKSDEKHTLSTAAAGKLKFSSATCASAFFWPFYKHPLFPKLPLPHFPPKVFPPFPPKFFHKHHPLFPPIPIYKKPLPPPVPIYENPLPPPTPVYEKPLPPPVYEKPLPPPVYEKPLPPPVYEKPLPPPVYEKPLPPPVPVYHKPPTPVYHEPPTPVYHEPPTPVYHKPPVPVYHKPPTPVYHEPPTPVYHKPPTPVYHKPPTPVYHEPPTPVYHEPPTPVYHEPPTPVYHKPPTPVYHKPPTPVYHEPPTPVYHKPHPPQVPVKKPCPPKVEHPILPPVPIYKPHPSPVPKPLPPPVPVKKPCPPKVEHPILPPVPVYKPPVVVPKPPVVPIYKPPVVIPKPPVVPIYKPPVVIPKPPVVPIYKPPVVVPIIKPHPPLVPIYKPPVVIKPLPPFPKFPPFNKPPFPPLPKFPPVHDFFHHPKFGKLPPLPPKSFFHHPKYGKWPPIHKSFFHHPKYGKWPTDPKSFFHHPKLGKWPPLTPHH; via the exons ATGCAGATTTTCACTCGAAGCCAAGGAGCACTTGTGTGCTTTTGGCTGTCTCTTGCTTTTTTGGTAATAGGATCTTGCCATAGTACAGTTGAGGTAGTTGGCATTGGAGAATGCGCAGACTGCAAGCAGAACAACATTAAAACTAGTCAGATTTTCTCAG GGCTAAAAGTAACAATAGACTGCAAGGAAGAAAGTGGACATTTTAAAACAAGAGGGGCTGGTGAGCTTGATAACAATGGAAATTTCAAAGTATCACTTCCAGAGGACATTGTTAAAGAAGGTGAACTGAAAGAAGAGTGTTATGCTCAGCTGCATAGTGCATCGGCTACACCATGTCCTGCTCATGATGGTCTGCAAGACACCAAAATTGTGATTAGTTCAAAATCTGATGAGAAACATACTCTCAGTACTGCTGCTGCTGGTAAACTTAAGTTTTCATCAGCAACATGTGCTTCAGCATTTTTTTGGCCTTTTTATAAACACCCTCTTTTTCCTAAACTTCCTCTTCCTCATTTCCCACCTAAAGTTTTTCCACCATTTCCACCAAAGTTTTTCCATAAGCATCACCCTCTCTTTCCTCCTATTCCTATCTACAAGAAACCTCTCCCTCCACCTGTGCCTATCTATGAGAACCCTCTCCCTCCCCCTACGCCGGTATATGAGAAACCTCTCCCTCCTCCTGTCTATGAGAAACCTCTCCCTCCACCGGTCTACGAGAAACCTCTTCCTCCTCCTGTCTATGAGAAACCTCTCCCTCCACCTGTCTATGAGAAACCTCTTCCTCCTCCTGTGCCCGTTTATCATAAACCGCCTACGCCTGTTTATCATGAACCGCCTACTCCTGTTTATCATGAACCGCCAACACCTGTTTATCATAAACCTCCTGTGCCCGTTTATCATAAACCGCCTACACCGGTTTATCATGAACCACCTACGCCCGTTTATCATAAACCGCCTACGCCTGTTTATCATAAACCTCCAACGCCGGTTTATCATGAAC CGCCTACGCCTGTCTATCATGAACCTCCTACGCCTGTCTATCATGAACCGCCTACACCTGTCTATCATAAGCCGCCTACGCCTGTCTATCATAAACCGCCTACACCAGTTTATCATGAACCGCCTACGCCTGTTTATCATAAACCACATCCACCACAGGTTCCAGTCAAGAAACCTTGTCCACCAAAGGTTGAACATCCAATTCTACCACCTGTTCCAATCTACAAACCTCATCCTTCTCCAGTTCCAAAGCCACTTCCACCGCCTGTTCCGGTCAAGAAACCGTGTCCACCAAAGGTTGAGCATCCCATTCTACCACCTGTTCCAGTATACAAACCTCCAGTAGTAGTTCCAAAGCCACCTGTGGTTCCAATATACAAACCTCCAGTAGTAATTCCAAAGCCACCTGTGGTTCCAATATACAAACCTCCAGTAGTAATTCCAAAACCACCTGTGGTTCCAATATACAAACCTCCAGTAGTAGTTCCAATCATCAAGCCCCATCCTCCTCTTGTTCCAATCTATAAACCACCAGTTGTTATCAAACCTCTTCCTCCTTTCCCAAAGTTTCCTCCATTCAATAAACCACCATTTCCACCTCTTCCCAAGTTCCCTCCAGTGCATGATTTTTTCCATCACCCCAAGTTCGGAAAATTGCCTCCATTGCCTCCAAAAAGCTTCTTCCATCACCCCAAGTATGGCAAATGGCCACCAATCCATAAGAGCTTCTTCCATCACCCCAAATATGGAAAATGGCCAACGGATCCAAAAAGCTTCTTCCATCACCCCAAGCTTGGGAAATGGCCACCATTAACTCCTCATCACTAA
- the LOC127101395 gene encoding extensin-1 isoform X5 yields MQIFTRSQGALVCFWLSLAFLVIGSCHSTVEVVGIGECADCKQNNIKTSQIFSGLKVTIDCKEESGHFKTRGAGELDNNGNFKVSLPEDIVKEGELKEECYAQLHSASATPCPAHDGLQDTKIVISSKSDEKHTLSTAAAGKLKFSSATCASAFFWPFYKHPLFPKLPLPHFPPKVFPPFPPKFFHKHHPLFPPIPIYKKPLPPPVPIYENPLPPPTPVYEKPLPPPVYEKPLPPPVYEKPLPPPVYEKPLPPPVYEKPLPPPVPVYHKPPTPVYHEPPTPVYHEPPTPVYHKPPVPVYHKPPTPVYHEPPTPVYHKPPTPVYHKPPTPVYHEPPTPVYHEPPTPVYHKPPTPVYHKPPTPVYHEPPTPVYHKPHPPQVPVKKPCPPKVEHPILPPVPIYKPHPSPVPKPLPPPVPVKKPCPPKVEHPILPPVPVYKPPVVVPKPPVVPIYKPPVVIPKPPVVPIYKPPVVIPKPPVVPIYKPPVVVPIIKPHPPLVPIYKPPVVIKPLPPFPKFPPFNKPPFPPLPKFPPVHDFFHHPKFGKLPPLPPKSFFHHPKYGKWPPIHKSFFHHPKYGKWPTDPKSFFHHPKLGKWPPLTPHH; encoded by the exons ATGCAGATTTTCACTCGAAGCCAAGGAGCACTTGTGTGCTTTTGGCTGTCTCTTGCTTTTTTGGTAATAGGATCTTGCCATAGTACAGTTGAGGTAGTTGGCATTGGAGAATGCGCAGACTGCAAGCAGAACAACATTAAAACTAGTCAGATTTTCTCAG GGCTAAAAGTAACAATAGACTGCAAGGAAGAAAGTGGACATTTTAAAACAAGAGGGGCTGGTGAGCTTGATAACAATGGAAATTTCAAAGTATCACTTCCAGAGGACATTGTTAAAGAAGGTGAACTGAAAGAAGAGTGTTATGCTCAGCTGCATAGTGCATCGGCTACACCATGTCCTGCTCATGATGGTCTGCAAGACACCAAAATTGTGATTAGTTCAAAATCTGATGAGAAACATACTCTCAGTACTGCTGCTGCTGGTAAACTTAAGTTTTCATCAGCAACATGTGCTTCAGCATTTTTTTGGCCTTTTTATAAACACCCTCTTTTTCCTAAACTTCCTCTTCCTCATTTCCCACCTAAAGTTTTTCCACCATTTCCACCAAAGTTTTTCCATAAGCATCACCCTCTCTTTCCTCCTATTCCTATCTACAAGAAACCTCTCCCTCCACCTGTGCCTATCTATGAGAACCCTCTCCCTCCCCCTACGCCGGTATATGAGAAACCTCTCCCTCCTCCTGTCTATGAGAAACCTCTCCCTCCACCGGTCTACGAGAAACCTCTTCCTCCTCCTGTCTATGAGAAACCTCTCCCTCCACCTGTCTATGAGAAACCTCTTCCTCCTCCTGTGCCCGTTTATCATAAACCGCCTACGCCTGTTTATCATGAACCGCCTACTCCTGTTTATCATGAACCGCCAACACCTGTTTATCATAAACCTCCTGTGCCCGTTTATCATAAACCGCCTACACCGGTTTATCATGAACCACCTACGCCCGTTTATCATAAACCGCCTACGCCTGTTTATCATAAACCTCCAACGCCGGTTTATCATGAAC CTCCTACGCCTGTCTATCATGAACCGCCTACACCTGTCTATCATAAGCCGCCTACGCCTGTCTATCATAAACCGCCTACACCAGTTTATCATGAACCGCCTACGCCTGTTTATCATAAACCACATCCACCACAGGTTCCAGTCAAGAAACCTTGTCCACCAAAGGTTGAACATCCAATTCTACCACCTGTTCCAATCTACAAACCTCATCCTTCTCCAGTTCCAAAGCCACTTCCACCGCCTGTTCCGGTCAAGAAACCGTGTCCACCAAAGGTTGAGCATCCCATTCTACCACCTGTTCCAGTATACAAACCTCCAGTAGTAGTTCCAAAGCCACCTGTGGTTCCAATATACAAACCTCCAGTAGTAATTCCAAAGCCACCTGTGGTTCCAATATACAAACCTCCAGTAGTAATTCCAAAACCACCTGTGGTTCCAATATACAAACCTCCAGTAGTAGTTCCAATCATCAAGCCCCATCCTCCTCTTGTTCCAATCTATAAACCACCAGTTGTTATCAAACCTCTTCCTCCTTTCCCAAAGTTTCCTCCATTCAATAAACCACCATTTCCACCTCTTCCCAAGTTCCCTCCAGTGCATGATTTTTTCCATCACCCCAAGTTCGGAAAATTGCCTCCATTGCCTCCAAAAAGCTTCTTCCATCACCCCAAGTATGGCAAATGGCCACCAATCCATAAGAGCTTCTTCCATCACCCCAAATATGGAAAATGGCCAACGGATCCAAAAAGCTTCTTCCATCACCCCAAGCTTGGGAAATGGCCACCATTAACTCCTCATCACTAA